The nucleotide window GCATTTTGCTGGGGTCGGACGGGCTGCGTTCAGATCCCGGATTTGTGGTCTTGGTCTTTCTCGTGCGCCTTGACATGTCTGTCTGCCAAAGTTGGGGTaatgcccccaccccgcccaagAGTTGCTGCGAAACTGAAATTGACAGTCCATGTAAATTGCTTAGCTCAACTGCATGGATATCAGTCCTCTCCATCTCCAGGGGTTCAGACAGTTGCTGGGGGGCCCGCCGCTCTAGAAACAGCACCTTGAGCTggtcttcccttcctctctctgcagaCAACGGAGATGAGCACGCTGAGGGAGGTCTGGTTGAGAACCACGTGGACGGGACCGTGAACCTGTTGGGCGGTGGAGGCAGTGCTGGTAGGAAGCCCCTCAAGTCAGGCATGAAGGAGCTGGCCGTGTTCCGGGAGAAGGTCACCGAGCAGCACCGGCAAATGGGGAAGGGTGGCAAACATCACCTTGGCCTGGATGAGCCCAAGAAGCTGCGGCCACCACCTGGCAGGGTCAGAGGGGCCGGGTCTGGCTGGAGGGGCGGGAGGACACGTAAAAGGGGTCTCGCGGTGGGGGAGGGCACCCAGTACCATCCGAGTCCTGTGTTGCCGGAAGGCAAAGCACTTTCCTTTCTGGTTCTGCCACTAACATATTCAGTGACCTTCAGACTGATCACTGTCTCCTTTGGGGGCCTCAGTATTTCTGGCTGTGAAAGGGACTGGGCATAGGGTTTCTTGAAGTCTCTTCCTTCTGAAACCTCCACACTTCTGCTTGGCAAGGAAGTGGATGCTAGAGATGGGGCCGGACCTCCTTAGACTTGCTCAGTCTCGCTGGGAtatgcccttccctctccccagctcagctCTGTTGTCTTGGGTCTTGGCCTGGCTGGGTTGATGAAAAGAAATGGGGGTTGTCCCACTGGGTTGGGGTAGAGATGCTCTAGAGACAGCCACTTGAATTCACGTTTTGCAAGTAGATCCCATTTTGATCCCTGAAAGCCACTGACACAGAACGAGAGAGGGGTGAAAACTCCTATCCACGTGACTTTCTTCAGTGGGTGGAGTGGGGCACAATGACATATCCGTGAGGTCGCTGTCGGAAGTCCCTGGTTCCACCAACTTGCTGGGTGGCCTTGGGAAAATCCCTTCCCTGTGCATGAACTTCTTTCTGAGGTTGTTCCCAGGACCGGTGCTGTGAGCTCAGTCTCACTCCGagctccctctttgcccctctgtgtctgtctgtgcccACAGACCCCCTGCCAGCAGGAATTGGACCAGGTCCTGGAGCGGATCTCCACCATGCACCTTCCAGATGAGCGGGGCCCCCTGGAGCACCTCTACTCCTTGCACATCCCCAACTGTGACAAGCACGGCCTGTATAACCTCAAACAGGTGAGAGAGGATCTCCTTGGCCTTGGGCCCCGGGTGTGCTtgtccctgccccacccacctgTCATCCTCTGAGGTCTGAATGCTGAGGGGGCGTGGGGATGCCAGCTGCCAGGCCTCTGCACCTCCAGACGCAGAGGCTGACTCCACCTACCCAGCCACCTGCCATCAGCACTTGGGGTCCAGGTTGGGAGGGAGCCTCTGGGAAAAGAGATGTCGGGCTACCCTAATGCCTGTCAACTTATTATTGAGCATTAGAATCGCCTGGCAGTGACTCCTGGGCCTTACCCTTCCAGAAAGTTGGGTGGGgaccaaaaacaatttttttttttatgtttattcgtttttaagagagagagacagagacagaaacagaaacagagcatgaacaggggaggggcagagagagagggaggcagagaatctgaagcaggctccaggctctaagttgtcagcacagagccagacgcggggcttgaaccccgagaaccacaagatcatgccctgagtcaaagttgggtgcttaattgactgagccacccaagcgtgccaaggatttgcatttctaataaactcTCAGGGATTGCTGATGATCCATGGGCTATACTTGCAGAATCATGGATTTAAACCATTGACAAGTAGCCTCTGCTGACCCCTAGGGGGTCTCACTGCCCCACTTTCCTCACAGCCCGGGCAGGCATCCTGCCCCCTCTAAATATCCGTGTAGTGTTCAAAGCTATTTGTACACGTGCCCTAGTGTTCAAAGCTATTTGTACACGTGCCCTCGAAATGTCAGCTGACTACTTCATTTGGAGATCAAAAGTGGAAATAGTGATCTCTTCTAATGAAAGACAGGCTGTGGCTGGTCCCTTATGGGTAACTAAAGGGGTTTTCAATGGTAATTAGTTTATGGGTAAGAGCAGGGACCCTGGGACCGGAATGCCTGGGTTCTTATCTCAGCCAcgcctcttactagctgtgtgatgttgggcaagttacttaacctctctgtgcttccttctgATCATCTGCAAAGTGGTGAAATAATGGCACCTAACTCACAAGGTGGCTGTGCTGGCTCGGTGTGAGGAGTGAGCGACTCctgatctgagggtcatgagtgcgagccccacgatgggggtagagatcacttaaataaatacgctttaaaaaaaaagcgttGTAAACTGTAAATGAGCAGTGTGTAGACTGTTCTCACGGTGCAAAGCACCTGCTAGGGGCCTGTGCTAGTGCTGACTTCTACTGTCACGTGCTGTTTTCCCTTCACGCTATGACTGAACTCCAGTCCGCTGGGCCCCCACTGGATGGTCCCCCCTCCTGCCGGTGGGCACTGAGTCGTGTCGATGTGGGGCATCCCCCACTAGCGTGGTCCCTGGGCCAGAGCACTGGCATCACGCGGGAGCCAGACAGAGTCTTAGCCCCACTCCGGGCCTCCTGAAGGGGAATCTACATTTCAGGGAGGTCCCCTGGCACCCTTCACGGCCGAGAAGACCACCGCGCGGCACCCTAGCTTGGGCGCCCCGTAGCTGCTCGGCAGACCTCGGGCTGAGGGGAGCAGGGCATGCTGGTGGCCTCAGGCCTGTCCTCCAtacccttctcttctccctcctcagtGCAAGATGTCTCTGAACGGGCAGCGTGGGGAGTGCTGGTGTGTGAACCCCAACACTGGGAAGCTGATCCAGGGAGCCCCCACCATCCGGGGGGACCCCGAGTGTCATCTCTTCTACAATGAGCAGCAGGAGGCTCGTGGGGTACATACCCAGCGGATGCAGTAAACCACAGCCAGCCGGTGCCTGGCACCCCCCGCTCCCGCCCCCTCTCCAAacacgggcagagagaggcgaGCCTTGCGTGGTGGGCGGGGAGGGTTTTCCAGGAGTGTTGACACGTGTATTTATATTTGGAAAGAGACCAGCACCGAGCTCGGCACACCCccgccttccccctccccagatgcctgcaccacccccccccttctcctgtccctgctggggaggaaggggcagttgcagtggtggagctggggtgaagattgggggggggggaaagaaatttttatttttgaacccCCGTGTCTCTTTTGCTTAAgattaaaggaaggaaaaataaagttgtgTGTCTTTTGCCTGAGTCTTTGGGGGGCTTCCCCGGGAAAGCGATCTGGTGCTGGCTGGCCTCGTCTGTCCACCTCTGTCCCCGACTCCTGGGAGTAGGGGCTGGGAGTGAGTGGGACAGGCACAGCCTTGGCTGGGCTGGGAATGAGAAGGATGGGTCAGGAGGCAGGGGAATCTCCTCCCTCAAGTGGCCTATGGAAACTTAAAAGTCTTCAGTCCAGGTGGACCCTTCCAGTGCGGCCACAGGACTCTGGTGTCTCCCCTGGACTGCCAGCTCAGCCTCTGGCCCCCAAGCCGCCCCTGGGTgggcagtgagggaggagcagTCGAGCgagtgtctttctctctcccacgtTCAGTCTCACGTTCAGGTGGTGTTGCAGAGGGCAACAGAACAGGGAGACACTGGATCTGAGGCCCTCTGGCCCCTGAAGTAAGGACAGCTCCCTTCTGGGCAGGGGGAGATGACCCCCAGGTCCCCAAGGAAAGGGAGCGGGTTATTGTATGCCAGCGTGTTCACCAAGGTGCTGCCTCTGGGAATTCAGGTGCTGTTCTCCAAGGGGCCCAAGTAACTCTTCGGCTTCCAGAACAGCATTGTTCACAAGACTACACGTGCACCGATGAGCACCTGTTTCTGAAGCAAAATTCTATGAGAGTTCTACCCACTGTTCTGGGGGCCCCTGACCCCTGGCGAGTTGCAGGGGCCTCCGCACTTGGCAGTGGGCCACAGGGAAAGGagtgcccccctctcccctccctagCACcgggcacagagccccacctttCCTGGTAGTCCCTCTTTTGTGTCTGGAGTCGGACACTCTCCTGCCACAGGAGGTGAGGGAAGGTGGTTTTGTTCGACCATCtccctcctgtccttccttctaTCGACTCAGGAGAGGCAAAAAGGCACTTGGGGCTCTTAAGGGGGTGAGACTCGCTTCTCCCCTTAGAAGGAAACCAGGTCCCCCAAAGCAGATAAATCCTGGCCAGAGTGCTCTAGGCTGCAtcaggccaaggccaaggcctgCAGGCCGTTTGGTCACTTAGGCCATGTGCTCTACTGCTCCGAAACTGAGTTAATTCTGTCGATCCTCATGAATCTATCAACGAGGAACTATTAGGCCCactctacagatgaagaaaaaacccACAGAGGTGTCCAACCTCCACGGCCCAGGCTGGGGCTCCAAATTCCAGAGTGCGGAGGCTGCGCAGCTCTGAGTTACGCTGCCCTCTCCGGGCGGAAGCAGGGCGGGGCTGCCTGGAGGGAGCCCAGGGCGCTCTTGGCGCGGGCTGGGTCTGTACCCTGTGGGCCAGCCATCCTGGTTTGGGGTCTGATTTTCCTTCATCCACGGGTGGGTGCTCTTGCGGCCCACCCCTCGGCTGCAGCTGCTGTCCTGGGATGGGGCAGCGGGTGCTGGCTCTCCCTGCAGGTGCAGGCGGTCTCGACCCCGGCTGACATTCGAATCGACCTGCGCGCTTAAAAAAACATGCATGTCAGCATCCCACCGTCAGAGATTCTGATCTAATTGGCCTGGAGTGGAGCCCAGGTAgggttttccttccttccttccttccttccttccttccttccttccttccttccttccttcctctttctttctttctttctttctttctttctttctttctttctctttttcctttctctctttctttctctttctttttctttttctctctctcttccttccttcctttttcttttcttttctttttcttctttttcccaggCGATTCTAATGCAGAGCTGggcaaaaagaaagctggagtcagGACACCGGGGTTTGAATCCTGTCCCACCACTTACCGTTTTATTGCCCTGGAGCTACTCGCCTCCTCTGAGACTCAAGTTTTCTGCATCTCATGGGGATGTTCTCAGCCTCAAATAACTGGGTGGTAGCAATGTGAGACCATGGATGTGAAAACCATATAAATTGGGGTGGGTTATGAAGGGGCCATCGCTGGAGTTAACGCTCACGCcagaccccctcccccgcccccgcccccgccctacCCCAAGGCTGCCGACTCGGGCCCTTTCTGTGGTATTTTTGCAGAGTGCTCATTTCCACGTGACTTGCTCACAGCCTCCCTGTGCTCTAAACCCTCTGAAGAGGATCTTATGGGTGAGCCGCACCCCCGCTGTGGCTCTAGCTACAGGAACCccctgatggatggatggatagtaTGCCCTAGAAACCTTTGCTGAGGGAAAGTATAATTGCTCCCAAGTGGGAAGATGGCTGGGAGGAGTTGGGGGGGAGGGATCTTGAGGATTGCAAGCTGGTTGCTCACCTCCTGGAACTGCTGGGCTGTTGACAAACACTGGGGCTATACTGCCACCGTGGGGGCAGCACAGGAAACTGCTGCTGGGTCTCAGAGGGTGATTTTGCTTAAGCGGTGGTCCCAGGAGTCCGTTTGGGAGCTTGGGTGCTTGTTAACCTCGCAGAAACAGGGGACCCATTGTCGAAGACCGCCTGAGCTAGAAGCCTGGGAAGGGATCTGGGAATCTGCATGGAAACACGCCCCCTGGGCGATTCTAATTCATAGAGTCACCTAGTTTCTCGGTGACCTAATTTGTACAATTTGGGGCAGATTCAGAGCCCCTGGTTtagaaattattaagaatttcaaggggcgcctgggtggctcagttggttaagcgtctgccttgggctcgggtcatgatcttgcggttcgtgagttcgagccctgaatcggaTTCTCTgttgtcaatacagagcccgcttttcggatcctctgtctccctctctctctgcccctcccctgcatgttctctctctccctctctctctgtctctctcaaaaataaacatttgaaaaaacagaatttcaagACAGTTATGGCAGAGGATTAAGCCAGGCCCAGGCCCTGTGTGACCACACAGGCTTCGTGCCTGGGAAGCTGGCCTTGTTGTTAAGCCCTCTGAATCCGGACGGCCACTGCTGTAGAGACTGGACCGGCTCCATAGGATGTGGTGGGTGAGAGCGCCCCCGGGGGGTGAGGCAGTTTTTGAACGGAATTTGGACTCTACCACTTATGACATATGGGACTTTGGACACATTCCTAACCTCTGAgctttatttatttcccttttaaatactgggatgatttctttttcaaagaattgCTTTGAGAATATAAAATCATTTCTGTCGTATAGGAAGTGCGGCTTACGTGTAGTTAGTGCTGCATCCTGGGCTCAGGGTTAGGGTTCTCGGAGGTGAAGATGAGACAGATTACGGCCCCTGTCCCTAAGGGTTGACACTGCAGTGGATGGAAACATCCACGGGAGTCTGCGACGtccatgggagggacagaggtgtGCCCGAGTGCACTTGGGAGGAATGTATGTCCCACAGGAACAGTTGTAAGGAGGAGGTAGGAGTTTCagaggaagatgtggtgtgtgtgtggggggggttgtTCAGGCCGAGAGAACAGCATGAGCTACGTGGAGGCTTGAGGCTCCCTGTGGTCGAGAGAGGGTGTAGATAcaggagcagctggggaggaAGTCAGAGGAGAGCTCGTCAGGAAGGATTTTGGGGGTCTTGCTGAGGGATTTCAGCTTTGGACCGAAAGGAAAGCGTTTAAGCAGAGGATGGGCATGACTggatgtgtgattttttttttaattttttatttgagagagagacagagaagagagtgcaggggagaggggcagagggagagagagagagagtctcaagcaggctcagggtggagctcgacgtggggcttgatctcatgaacttgggctcataacctgagccgaaatcaagagtcagatgctcaactgactgagccacccagacgccccagattTGAGAGTTTTCGATGAGGTAGCCAATTCCTGGGACGTGGGGACGTAGGAGGTGAATGAGGAGTCAGCAATGACACTGGGGGTCAGGCTAAGGCAACTGGGTAGATGGCGGTACCATTCTCTGGGATAGCAGCCGGAAAGGGAGGAAGgatttggggaggaggagagggtggttTAGGAGGGAAGGTGATGAGTTCTTGAACTTGCAGTGTGTAAGGTGTAATGGCGTTCTTGTTCTTGAACTTGCAGTGTGTAAGGTGTAAGATAAAATAAGATGGGCAAGGTACCTGAGCGTACAGGATGAATTCGATTTTGGGCACACTGTATTGGAGCTGCCCGGGGTGCCAAGAAGACACTCCTTGACTTTCCCATCACCCTCATCTTGACATCCAATTCATGAACAAGACCCATTGGGTTCTATCCACAAGACACTGTTCATATGTGCCCCTTTTGCTCCTTCTCCACCGTCACCTCCATGGCAGGAGAGGAGTGGTTAATGGTGAAGGGTGGGAGCCGCAGGTGTGCAGGGCACAGGAAGGCGGCTGTCCTTTGGAAGCAAGAAGAAGGGTTCaggagggaggggaatggggcGGTGGCTTTCTGGCTAACTCCACAGGGGTTTGGATGCAAAGGTAGGACATTCTCACAGGCTGGTCTTGCTTTTCTCTGATGGGGAGCAGGGGGTATGGAGAGGAGCACGAAAGGGTGTTGTAGACACGGGGGAgcgtgggagggaggcagggctaGCAGGATTTGGAGCCTGGGGATTCTGTGGTGATGCCAGCCCACACCTCGGAGGGACCTTCTCCAGCAGGGCTCAGCAGGGCTGAACGGGAGTGCCACTGTTGGCTGGTGAGGCTTCTCCAGGGCTGAGGTGCTGCAGGGCAGGTGGGACCCAGAAAAGTAGAGGTAACAGTGGACCCATGGGTCTAGTCTCctcagggaaggaggcaaagcCGAAGAGGCTCGACGGCTTGGAAAATAGAATGGGGAGACCAAAGACTCACTCTCCCCCGAGTAAGATGCCGGCCTTGCAACCCCCACCTGTTTCTTCACTGAGATACAGAGTACGAGTGGAGTGGGGAGCGGGGTGTTGGGATTCTCCGTGTGGAGCCCTTGGGGGTCCTGAGGCTCAGAGCGTGCCTTCTGAGCTTTGAGTGTTTAGAGGCGAGACTGTTGAAGTCGACAGCACAGCGAGCAGTGTCTCTGGAAGTGTGGCCATGGACCAGCGCGGCCGGCTGGTGGTGAGGGAGGCGCCAGCCCAGTCCTACTGGGTCACAAGGACCCCGTGAGTGTCTGATCACTGGGGTGCTGTGGGGGTTGTCCCGATGACCCCTGAATcgtgcagggtggggtggggcggggccagGACTGGAGCAGCCTGGAGCCAGAATCCTAGGTGACCTCGTGGGTGAGCAGGAAGTTTGCAGAGGAGGGTTgtcagggcaggggggaggcccaCGGGCAGCAGCGGAGCCTGGTGGAGGGAGGAGCAGTGGGGAGAAGACTCCGGGTTCacatacccccacccccagcagcatGGGGGGTGACAGGAGGGTGAGCGGCTGCCAATGGAGACGCCAGGAGACAGTCCCGGGGCAGGGGTGGCTGGACCAGCAGAGCCTTCCCAAGCACTACTCTCCCTGGGCTCCCTCATCAACCCCCCTGCAAAGGGAGGTGAATAGATACCCCATCGCTCTCTGTACCTCCTTGTGCATCTAGGCAGAGGCAAGGCCGAGGGGCCTGCTCTATCTTTGCCTTTGCTGCTGGGTGCTGTCTGAATGACCACATGTCTGAAGCGTCCCAGGGAAGAGAGTTTCAGCGACCTTCAGGATGCATGGCCAGTGACAGGCCAACCTCTTCACCAGGCAGGATGCTCCTAATCACTCCATCGGCCACATGACTCAGATGGGGCGGAGGTACCGGGGTTTGGGCTGGGCAGAGTGGGGATGCCACCAACTCTGTCTATGTGCTGTGCCCGAGGACTGGGAAGACATCGGGCGCCGTCAGTGGGATGCACGAAGGGCAGTGAACTCCTGTGCACCCCACATGTGATGGGGGGGCATGGACATTAGGAAGAAGGGacccaggaggaaggaaagacagataGTGGGGCAATGTAAGAATTGTGCTCTTTCAATGGCTGTAAGGTTAAAATCCGAGTCATTAGCCATTTTATGGCTTTCTTCTTCACTGGGCGGAGacagctgggggctgggcaggagcGGGAGGTAGGATTCACGTTGGCCAGAGGTTCCCAGGAGTTAAGAGCTTATACGAGGCACCAGAATCAGCGACTGAGGAACATTCTAGAAATGCCTTCCTGAAAATCCTCTCCAAGGAAAAGGGACCCGTCATTTGCTAAAGGGTAGATTAAGGCCACTTTACTTAATAGCAGGGGCTGAGATTCAATGATGATAATAACGGTAAAAAACAGTAGCTGAGCGCACATTGCCTAATTGCTCTAAGCACGTTGTGTCCGTTAACTCACTGGAATGTTTTGAACGGATGGAGAAGGGGGCGCTCAGGTTTGGATGGGAGGCTGGGTCTGGGGGCTCCTCTGTGGAGGGAGCAGGCCCGTCAGCCTTTCCTCTGCCTGGCCCTTTCTCCTTGCCCTCTGGAATGTGGCCTGAGGGGACCCCTGTGTGCCTCTCACCCTTCACCTGCCTCCCTGGGCCCTCGGAGGACGCTGACGCAGGCTAACTGAATGCataactttattaaataaatgctttGTCATGACAAAAGACAAAGATCAAGGAGTAACATAAATTATAAGTTGAATAAATAGTATACAGCAATCTTCACTTTTTTAATAAAACGTGAGATcctctggctttttgtttttgtttttgtttgttttatttcctcaGGTACAAAATGCTTAAACAGGAGGCGAGCCCCTCAGCCTGGTTTTATTTGCcgatttattttttcatccttttcacCAGTAAAGATTatgagcatttatttaaaaaaaaaaagttgaaaacaaaacaaggggagagagagagttatgGTATGTACGTACGTGAAACTACAAAGAGCTACAGTAATATGTGCTGTGGTTATTGCtgtcttaaaagaagaaaaaaaaaccggTAGGCAACTCGGAATCTGAAGGAATCTTGTCTGACAACTGTCTATCCGTGTGGGCTACTatgcggtggtggtggtggtggtggtggtggtgggagattGGGGACTCAGGCTGGTGGCCAGGGaccagggagtggggggggggacgggcACGGGTGGCCGGtgctccccaccttcccttcccccattggAGAGGGGGCCAGAGTCTGTGAAAATGGCTAACCTATATACTCCattagaaaaccaagaaagtatgtttaaaaaaagaaacaaaaacctaggaggaaaaaaaaaagtggagaaaagtgCAAAAATAAGTCTTGCActtagtggttttaaaaataaagacagtacaACACCCAGGTGGCCGGCTGGCAGGTCCCCGGCCCCTCGTGCCACCACTTCTCCAAACCCAGCCTCCTTTCTCTCAGAAGCCAAAAATGTCCTCTTTGAGCCCAAGGATTGCTTCTCCTTGGCCCACTCCCCTCTAGAGTTCCACGGGCACGGCAGCCCTCTCGGGGGGGccgagcagagggaga belongs to Felis catus isolate Fca126 chromosome C1, F.catus_Fca126_mat1.0, whole genome shotgun sequence and includes:
- the IGFBP2 gene encoding insulin-like growth factor-binding protein 2, which encodes MLPRLGGPALPLLLPPSLLLLLPLLLGAGGGRGVRAEVLFRCPPCTPERLAACGPPPAAPPAAAASAAASGVAGDARAPCAELVREPGCGCCSVCARLEGEACGVYTPRCAQGLRCYPHPGSELPLQALVLGEGTCEKRRDAEYGASPEQVADNGDEHAEGGLVENHVDGTVNLLGGGGSAGRKPLKSGMKELAVFREKVTEQHRQMGKGGKHHLGLDEPKKLRPPPGRTPCQQELDQVLERISTMHLPDERGPLEHLYSLHIPNCDKHGLYNLKQCKMSLNGQRGECWCVNPNTGKLIQGAPTIRGDPECHLFYNEQQEARGVHTQRMQ